From Ramlibacter tataouinensis, the proteins below share one genomic window:
- a CDS encoding DOPA 4,5-dioxygenase family protein: MPPRRPVNLHPAYHAHIYFGPDTVGQARRLAEDAGRLFEVSVGRVHEKLVGPHPAWSCQLAFDAGEFDRLIPWLDQHRNGLDVFVHGLTGNDLADHTLHAYWLGAEWPLDLSLFQSRDH, translated from the coding sequence ATGCCGCCACGCCGACCCGTCAACCTCCATCCTGCCTATCACGCGCACATCTACTTCGGCCCCGACACGGTGGGCCAGGCGCGCCGGTTGGCGGAGGATGCCGGGCGGCTGTTCGAGGTCAGCGTGGGACGCGTGCATGAAAAGCTCGTGGGGCCGCATCCGGCGTGGAGTTGCCAACTGGCATTCGATGCCGGCGAATTCGATCGCCTCATTCCCTGGCTCGATCAGCATCGCAACGGCCTGGACGTCTTCGTGCATGGCCTCACCGGCAACGACCTCGCAGACCACACGCTCCACGCCTATTGGCTGGGCGCCGAGTGGCCGCTGGACCTTTCCCTGTTCCAGTCGCGCGATCACTGA
- a CDS encoding long-chain fatty acid--CoA ligase: protein MDRPHYRFWPARLPHSLTVPATSLWDNLAISAQRYPDKAAVVFFGRIYSYREVVRQAERLAATLVRLGVARGDRVMLDMQNCPQLLIAHFAILRANAVVVPVNPMNRAEELKHYITDPDAKVAITTADLAPEVARASDALPAEQRLSHLIVTHFTDGFDPQDPNADALPEAWRDWLLTSHPLPALAGGHVLSWTEALAHDAPPPPLQAGPADLAVLPYTSGTTGLPKGCMHPHSSLMHNASAAAAWGNGTCEAVALLVVPMFHITGMVSVMHTNIYLGSTLVIMPRWDRELAGRLISRWRVSTWTNIPTMVIDLLGSPNLDQFDLSSLTHIGGGGAAMPQAVAQRLLEQFGLKYVEGYGLTETAAPSHSNPHDAPKQQCLGIPFMSCDARVVNPDTMQEVAPGEQGEIFIHGPMVFSGYWKRPEATAAAFVAIEGKRFFRSGDLGRMDEDGYFFLTDRLKRMINASGFKVWPAEVEALMFRHPAIQEACVISAKDEYRGETVKAVVVLRQSHKGSVSEKAIIDWCRENMAVYKAPKIVQFADGLPKSGSGKVMWRLLQEAEKGSNG, encoded by the coding sequence ATGGACCGACCGCATTACAGATTCTGGCCAGCGCGCCTCCCGCATTCACTCACCGTGCCGGCCACCTCGCTGTGGGACAACCTCGCGATCAGTGCCCAGCGCTACCCCGACAAGGCCGCGGTGGTCTTTTTCGGGCGCATCTACAGCTACCGCGAGGTCGTGCGCCAGGCGGAACGGCTGGCCGCCACGCTGGTCCGGCTCGGCGTCGCCAGGGGCGACCGCGTCATGCTCGACATGCAGAACTGCCCGCAGCTGCTGATCGCGCATTTCGCCATCCTGCGCGCCAACGCCGTCGTGGTGCCGGTGAATCCGATGAACCGTGCCGAGGAGCTCAAGCACTACATCACCGACCCGGATGCCAAGGTCGCGATCACGACGGCCGACCTGGCGCCCGAGGTGGCCCGCGCCAGCGACGCATTGCCGGCGGAGCAGCGCCTGTCGCACCTCATCGTCACTCATTTCACCGATGGCTTCGATCCGCAGGACCCGAACGCCGACGCCCTGCCCGAGGCCTGGCGTGACTGGCTGCTCACGAGCCATCCGCTGCCCGCGCTGGCGGGCGGCCACGTACTGAGCTGGACCGAGGCCCTCGCGCATGACGCGCCACCGCCGCCGCTGCAGGCGGGGCCGGCGGACCTGGCCGTGCTGCCCTACACCAGCGGCACCACCGGCCTGCCCAAGGGCTGCATGCACCCGCACAGCAGCCTCATGCACAACGCGTCGGCCGCCGCAGCCTGGGGCAACGGCACTTGCGAAGCCGTGGCGCTGCTGGTCGTGCCGATGTTCCACATCACCGGCATGGTGAGCGTCATGCACACCAACATTTACCTGGGCTCGACGCTGGTGATCATGCCGCGCTGGGACCGCGAACTGGCGGGCCGCCTGATCTCGCGCTGGCGCGTGAGCACCTGGACCAACATCCCCACCATGGTGATCGACCTGCTGGGCAGCCCGAACCTGGACCAGTTCGACCTGTCGAGCCTGACGCACATCGGCGGCGGCGGCGCCGCCATGCCGCAGGCCGTCGCGCAGCGCCTGCTGGAACAGTTCGGCCTGAAGTACGTGGAGGGATATGGCCTGACGGAAACCGCCGCGCCCTCGCACAGCAACCCCCACGATGCGCCCAAGCAGCAGTGCCTGGGCATTCCCTTCATGAGTTGCGACGCAAGGGTCGTCAACCCGGACACGATGCAGGAGGTCGCACCCGGCGAGCAGGGCGAGATCTTCATCCACGGCCCCATGGTGTTCTCGGGCTACTGGAAGCGTCCGGAGGCGACGGCGGCGGCCTTCGTCGCAATCGAGGGCAAGCGCTTCTTCCGCTCCGGCGATCTCGGCCGCATGGATGAGGACGGCTACTTCTTCCTCACCGACCGCCTGAAGCGCATGATCAATGCGTCCGGCTTCAAGGTCTGGCCGGCTGAGGTGGAAGCGCTGATGTTCCGGCATCCGGCGATCCAAGAGGCCTGCGTGATCTCCGCCAAGGATGAGTACCGCGGGGAAACCGTGAAGGCCGTGGTCGTGCTGCGGCAGAGCCACAAGGGATCGGTCAGCGAAAAGGCGATCATCGACTGGTGCCGCGAGAACATGGCGGTCTACAAGGCGCCGAAAATCGTCCAGTTCGCCGATGGCCTGCCCAAGAGTGGCAGCGGCAAGGTCATGTGGCGCCTCTTGCAGGAAGCCGAGAAGGGCAGCAACGGTTGA
- a CDS encoding methionine synthase has protein sequence MFPTTIAGSLPKPGWLAETHKLWPRWTVDGEALRQAKADATLLWIKMQEDAGLDIVSDGEQSRQHFVHGFLEQVEGIDFEHKVEMGIRDDRYKAMVPQVVAPLKLKGRVHAFEARLARAHTFRRLKFTLPGPMTIVDTVADRFYGDREKLAFAFAELLNQEALALQADGVDIIQFDEPAFNVYMKDAADWGVQALERAAQGLSCTTAVHICYGYGIQANTDWKKTLGDQWRQYEQVFPALARSSIQQVSLECYHSHVPPELMKLLEGKDVMVGVIDVASDEVETPEQVAETIGTALQFVPKHRLIPCTNCGLAPMDREVARRKLEALARGAELARKRFG, from the coding sequence ATGTTCCCCACAACGATCGCCGGCAGCCTGCCCAAACCCGGATGGCTGGCCGAGACCCACAAGCTGTGGCCGCGGTGGACCGTCGACGGCGAGGCCCTGCGCCAGGCCAAGGCCGACGCCACGCTGCTGTGGATCAAGATGCAGGAAGACGCGGGGCTGGACATCGTCAGCGACGGCGAGCAGTCGCGCCAGCACTTCGTGCACGGCTTCCTCGAGCAGGTCGAGGGCATCGACTTCGAACACAAGGTCGAGATGGGCATCCGCGACGACCGCTACAAGGCCATGGTGCCGCAGGTGGTGGCGCCGCTGAAGCTCAAGGGCCGGGTGCATGCCTTCGAGGCGCGGCTCGCGCGGGCCCATACCTTCCGCCGGCTCAAGTTCACGCTGCCCGGTCCCATGACCATCGTCGACACCGTGGCCGACCGCTTCTATGGCGACCGCGAGAAGCTGGCCTTTGCCTTCGCCGAGCTGCTCAACCAGGAGGCGCTGGCGCTGCAGGCCGACGGCGTGGACATCATCCAGTTCGACGAGCCGGCCTTCAACGTGTACATGAAGGACGCTGCCGACTGGGGCGTGCAGGCGCTCGAGCGCGCGGCGCAGGGCCTGAGCTGCACGACCGCGGTGCACATCTGCTACGGCTACGGCATCCAGGCCAACACCGACTGGAAGAAGACGCTGGGCGACCAGTGGCGCCAGTACGAGCAGGTCTTCCCGGCGCTCGCGCGCAGCAGCATCCAGCAGGTGAGCCTGGAGTGCTACCACTCGCACGTGCCGCCCGAGCTGATGAAGCTGCTGGAGGGCAAGGACGTGATGGTCGGCGTGATCGACGTCGCCTCCGACGAGGTGGAGACGCCCGAGCAGGTGGCCGAGACCATCGGCACCGCGCTGCAGTTCGTGCCCAAGCACCGCCTGATTCCCTGCACCAACTGCGGCCTGGCGCCGATGGACCGCGAGGTCGCGCGGCGCAAGCTCGAAGCCCTGGCGCGGGGCGCGGAGCTGGCCCGCAAGAGATTCGGCTGA
- a CDS encoding DUF488 domain-containing protein, with amino-acid sequence MSIRIVRLGTPRASGEGLRLGTVRRPPRGVPKSEFGTRDFYDTWLPNIAPSAELMAEGQAAQTDKEWAAFKRKFNAEMKAPEASHLLDLLAALSHQTSFALGCYCEDENRCHRSVLRELLAQRGADIRN; translated from the coding sequence ATGAGCATCCGCATCGTCCGTCTCGGCACGCCCCGCGCGTCCGGCGAGGGTCTGCGCCTGGGCACTGTCCGGCGCCCGCCGCGTGGCGTGCCGAAGTCCGAGTTCGGCACGCGCGACTTCTACGACACCTGGCTGCCCAACATCGCGCCCAGCGCCGAACTGATGGCCGAAGGCCAGGCCGCGCAGACCGACAAGGAATGGGCCGCCTTCAAGCGCAAGTTCAACGCCGAGATGAAGGCGCCGGAAGCCAGCCACCTGCTGGACCTGCTGGCCGCCCTCTCGCACCAGACCTCGTTCGCGCTGGGCTGCTACTGCGAAGACGAGAACCGCTGCCACCGTTCGGTGCTGCGCGAACTGCTCGCCCAGCGCGGCGCCGACATCCGGAATTGA
- a CDS encoding response regulator, translating into MLICDTAVQLLDAMREGAAAAVIGEETLAKTALGAQLAAWLATQPPWSDFPFLVLGSCQDNRPQRKLHFGHELGNVILLERPINPEILLSAADAAVRARRRQYATREHLDEISSAKAEVQELNGQLERRIEARTIELAQANNRLMTEIAGRERAQAALTQAQKMEAVGRLTGGIAHDFNNLLHVVNMNLELVSLYASEEKVKPVVERAKSAARRGAKLTGQLLSFARSQTLLPQLTQLNQLLVSMKDLLQISAGSAVEIELDLCEPDLSVVVDPGQFEVAMLNLAANAREAMPEGGLLRISTFPQHDTDVGGQARWGDYVAVRVTDTGPGIPSALLGKVFEPFFTTKPAGSGSGLGLSQVYGFARQSGGLALIRSEPGKGTTVEMYFPAAPAEALAATPAPMPTPAPVDGRSQRILVVEDDADVRRVIVECLGLIGYAVSEAPNGSEGLAAIASHKPDLLVVDYVMPDMTGAEVISRARELVGDLPVVLATGYADMSAVERLAGKPAILRKPFDIHTLGTAVASALHPTL; encoded by the coding sequence GTGCTCATCTGCGATACGGCGGTCCAGCTGCTGGACGCGATGCGCGAGGGTGCCGCTGCGGCGGTGATCGGCGAAGAGACGCTGGCGAAGACCGCGCTGGGGGCGCAGCTCGCGGCGTGGCTGGCGACCCAGCCGCCGTGGTCCGACTTTCCTTTCCTGGTGCTGGGTTCCTGCCAGGACAACCGGCCGCAGCGCAAGCTGCACTTCGGCCACGAGCTGGGCAACGTGATCCTGCTCGAACGGCCGATTAACCCGGAGATCCTGCTGAGCGCGGCCGATGCAGCCGTGCGCGCCCGCCGGCGCCAGTACGCCACCCGCGAGCACCTCGACGAGATCAGCAGCGCCAAGGCCGAAGTCCAGGAGCTCAACGGCCAGCTGGAGCGGCGCATCGAGGCGCGTACCATCGAGCTGGCCCAGGCAAACAACCGGCTGATGACGGAGATCGCCGGCCGCGAGCGCGCCCAGGCGGCGCTCACGCAAGCGCAGAAGATGGAGGCGGTCGGGCGGCTAACCGGCGGCATTGCGCACGACTTCAACAACCTGCTCCACGTCGTCAACATGAACCTGGAGCTGGTCTCGCTCTACGCCAGCGAGGAGAAGGTCAAGCCGGTGGTGGAGCGGGCCAAGAGCGCGGCCCGGCGCGGCGCCAAACTCACCGGGCAATTGTTGTCCTTCGCGCGCAGCCAGACGCTGCTGCCCCAGTTGACCCAGCTGAACCAGCTACTCGTGAGCATGAAGGACCTGCTTCAGATTTCGGCAGGCTCGGCCGTGGAGATCGAACTCGATCTGTGCGAGCCGGACCTGTCCGTCGTGGTCGATCCGGGCCAGTTCGAGGTCGCCATGCTCAACCTCGCGGCCAATGCGCGCGAGGCCATGCCGGAAGGCGGGCTGCTTCGGATCTCGACCTTTCCGCAGCACGACACCGACGTCGGCGGGCAGGCGCGCTGGGGCGACTACGTGGCCGTGCGGGTGACGGACACCGGACCGGGCATTCCGTCCGCCTTGCTGGGCAAGGTCTTCGAGCCCTTCTTCACGACCAAGCCGGCCGGCAGCGGATCCGGGCTGGGGCTGAGCCAGGTCTATGGCTTCGCCCGCCAGTCGGGCGGGCTCGCGCTGATCAGGAGCGAGCCGGGCAAGGGCACCACGGTCGAGATGTACTTTCCGGCCGCACCCGCCGAGGCGCTCGCGGCCACGCCGGCACCCATGCCCACGCCGGCCCCCGTCGACGGCCGGTCGCAACGGATCCTGGTGGTCGAGGACGACGCCGACGTGCGCCGTGTGATCGTGGAGTGCCTGGGCCTCATCGGTTATGCGGTGAGCGAAGCGCCCAATGGCAGCGAAGGCCTCGCGGCGATCGCCAGCCACAAGCCCGACCTGCTGGTGGTGGACTACGTCATGCCCGACATGACCGGGGCCGAGGTGATCTCCCGCGCCCGCGAACTGGTCGGCGACCTGCCGGTGGTCTTGGCCACCGGCTATGCGGACATGTCGGCCGTCGAGCGGCTCGCCGGCAAGCCCGCCATCCTGCGCAAGCCCTTCGACATCCACACGCTGGGCACGGCGGTGGCCAGCGCGCTGCACCCCACCCTGTAA
- a CDS encoding P1 family peptidase — protein sequence MPRTASPQARRRRSGDGAITDVAGIEVGHYTDTRRPTGCTVVLAQAGAVAGVDVRGAAPGTRETDLLSPCNLVDRVHGIVLAGGSAWGLDAASGAVRWLEEQGAGLDVVAAKLPIVPGAVLFDLMVGDAAIRPDAAAGYEACRASSAAAPAEGNVGAGAGAAVGKIFGIARAMKGGIGTASVTVDGVTVGAIVACNALGDVIDPETGAVVAGARTRNGKGLVDTRRALLRGEAPRPVLAGTNTTIGVIATDAAITKVQACRLATMAHDGLARAINPVHTMSDGDTLFVMGTGRAKGSPGMMVLGTMAAEATARAVVRAARAARGVRVGRLHLPAACDLA from the coding sequence ATGCCCCGTACAGCATCGCCACAGGCGCGCCGCCGCAGGTCCGGCGACGGCGCCATCACCGACGTCGCCGGCATCGAGGTCGGCCACTACACCGACACGCGGCGGCCCACCGGCTGCACCGTCGTGCTTGCGCAGGCCGGCGCCGTCGCCGGCGTGGACGTGCGCGGCGCGGCGCCCGGAACGCGCGAGACCGACCTGCTGTCGCCCTGCAACCTGGTCGATCGGGTGCACGGCATCGTGCTGGCGGGCGGCAGCGCCTGGGGCCTGGACGCCGCCAGCGGCGCGGTACGCTGGCTGGAAGAACAGGGTGCGGGGCTGGACGTGGTCGCGGCGAAGCTGCCGATCGTGCCGGGCGCGGTTCTGTTCGACCTGATGGTGGGCGATGCCGCGATCCGGCCCGATGCCGCGGCCGGCTACGAGGCCTGCCGGGCCTCGTCCGCCGCCGCGCCGGCCGAGGGCAATGTCGGCGCCGGCGCGGGCGCGGCCGTGGGCAAGATCTTCGGCATCGCGCGCGCGATGAAAGGCGGCATCGGCACCGCCTCGGTGACCGTGGACGGCGTGACCGTGGGCGCGATCGTCGCGTGCAATGCGCTGGGCGACGTGATCGACCCGGAGACCGGCGCCGTGGTGGCCGGCGCGCGCACCCGTAACGGCAAGGGCCTGGTCGACACGCGCCGCGCCTTGCTGCGCGGCGAGGCGCCCCGGCCCGTGCTGGCCGGCACCAACACCACCATCGGGGTGATCGCCACCGATGCGGCGATCACCAAGGTGCAGGCCTGCCGCCTGGCCACGATGGCGCACGACGGGCTGGCGCGCGCGATCAACCCGGTCCATACCATGTCCGACGGCGACACCCTGTTCGTGATGGGCACCGGCCGCGCCAAGGGTTCGCCGGGCATGATGGTGCTGGGCACCATGGCGGCCGAAGCGACGGCGCGCGCCGTGGTTCGCGCCGCCCGCGCCGCGCGCGGCGTGCGCGTCGGCCGCCTGCACCTACCGGCGGCCTGCGACCTGGCGTAA
- a CDS encoding NAD(P)/FAD-dependent oxidoreductase, which yields MAASTNNNKPRVVIIGCGFGGLEAARALARAPVDVTLVDRTNHHLFQPLLYQVATAGLSAPAIAAPIRHLFRKQANVTCLLGEVSAIDPGARQVQLKDGMALPYDHLVVAAGATHSYFGRDEWAAFAPGLKTLDDAFEIRRRILLAFESAEKESDPRAREACLTFVVIGGGPTGVEMAGTVAEIACDTLPGEFRHIDPAKAQVLLIEGSPRVLLAMPEDLSLRAQRQLERLGVQVRVNSRVTSVDAGSVEVQPESGAAYRIASRCIVWAAGVAASPLGRQLADATGARTDRAGRVLVEPDLTLPGHPEISVIGDLAAAQSHVPGKEPRPVPGVSPAAKQMGRAAAANILRRIAGQPTRPFRYRDYGNLATIGRNAAVVDLAWRLGRFKFSGYFAWLFWLFAHIYFLIGFRNRLVVLIDWASAYWSRQRYARVVTGIEQQQAKARGAQT from the coding sequence ATGGCGGCGAGCACGAACAACAACAAACCCCGAGTCGTCATCATCGGCTGCGGCTTCGGAGGCCTCGAAGCGGCGCGTGCCCTGGCGCGCGCGCCGGTGGACGTCACGCTGGTGGACCGCACCAACCACCACCTGTTCCAGCCGCTGCTGTACCAGGTCGCGACCGCGGGCCTGTCGGCGCCGGCAATCGCTGCGCCGATCCGCCACCTGTTTCGCAAGCAGGCCAACGTCACCTGCCTGCTCGGCGAGGTGAGCGCCATCGATCCGGGCGCACGGCAGGTGCAGCTCAAGGACGGCATGGCGCTGCCCTACGACCACCTGGTCGTCGCCGCCGGCGCCACCCACAGCTACTTCGGCCGCGACGAGTGGGCGGCCTTCGCGCCCGGCCTGAAGACGCTGGACGACGCCTTCGAGATCCGCCGCCGCATCCTGCTCGCGTTCGAGTCCGCGGAAAAGGAAAGCGACCCGCGGGCGCGGGAAGCCTGCCTCACCTTCGTCGTGATCGGCGGCGGTCCCACCGGCGTCGAGATGGCCGGCACCGTCGCGGAGATCGCGTGCGACACGCTGCCCGGCGAGTTCCGGCACATCGATCCGGCCAAGGCGCAGGTGTTGCTGATCGAAGGCTCCCCGCGCGTGCTGCTGGCGATGCCCGAGGACCTGAGCCTGCGCGCGCAGCGCCAGCTCGAACGCCTGGGGGTGCAGGTGCGGGTGAACTCGCGGGTCACTTCGGTCGACGCGGGCTCGGTGGAGGTGCAGCCGGAATCGGGCGCGGCCTACCGCATCGCCAGCCGCTGCATCGTCTGGGCCGCCGGCGTGGCCGCGTCGCCGCTCGGACGCCAGCTGGCGGACGCCACCGGCGCGCGCACCGACCGCGCCGGCCGCGTGCTGGTCGAACCCGATCTCACGCTGCCGGGACACCCGGAGATCAGCGTGATCGGCGACCTGGCCGCCGCCCAGAGCCATGTCCCCGGGAAGGAGCCGCGTCCGGTGCCCGGCGTGTCGCCGGCCGCCAAGCAGATGGGCCGCGCGGCGGCGGCCAACATCCTGCGGCGCATCGCCGGCCAGCCGACGCGGCCCTTCCGCTACCGTGACTACGGCAACCTCGCGACCATCGGTCGCAACGCCGCCGTGGTGGACCTCGCCTGGCGCCTGGGCCGCTTCAAATTCAGCGGCTACTTCGCCTGGCTGTTCTGGCTGTTTGCCCACATCTACTTCCTGATCGGCTTTCGCAATCGGCTGGTGGTGTTGATCGACTGGGCCTCGGCGTACTGGAGCCGGCAGCGCTACGCGCGCGTGGTCACCGGCATCGAACAGCAGCAGGCCAAGGCGCGCGGTGCGCAAACATGA
- a CDS encoding serine hydrolase domain-containing protein — MGRFNTRGLARLRGALQAHIDKGRIPGAVVLLAGAGEVEMFEALGLQDPQADATMKSDAIFRIYSMTKPLVSLAALMLAEEGALALGDPVSRYLPEFELGKLRVAIEEDGRIARTEPARREITVHDLLRHTSGLTYEFLGANAVQCAYEAVDITDTSRSNREFCKVLAALPLQDQPGSCWQYSRATDVLGAVVEVAAGQTLGRWLAGRIFEPLGMRDTAFSVPQAHWGRLAEPFATDPDSGKPVTMLDPRAVPAFESGGGGLMSTAGDYLRFLQLMRNRGSCDGVRIASRKTIEWMTADHLGAILPKGELLLPGYGFGLGVAVRTHTGLAPQPGSVGQYFWSGIGGTSFFVDPAEDIFAMLLTQAPNQRIFFRNLFRHLVYAALD, encoded by the coding sequence ATGGGGCGCTTCAACACGCGCGGGCTGGCCCGGCTTCGGGGCGCGCTGCAGGCGCACATCGACAAGGGCCGGATTCCCGGCGCCGTGGTGCTGCTGGCCGGTGCCGGCGAGGTCGAGATGTTCGAGGCCCTCGGCCTGCAGGACCCGCAGGCCGACGCGACCATGAAGTCCGATGCGATCTTCCGCATCTACTCCATGACGAAGCCGCTGGTGTCGCTGGCCGCCCTGATGTTGGCCGAGGAGGGCGCCCTGGCGCTGGGCGACCCGGTGTCCCGCTACCTGCCCGAGTTCGAGCTGGGCAAGCTGCGGGTGGCTATCGAGGAGGACGGGCGCATCGCCCGCACCGAGCCGGCCCGCCGCGAGATCACTGTGCACGACCTGCTGCGCCACACCTCGGGCCTGACCTACGAGTTCCTGGGGGCCAACGCGGTGCAGTGTGCCTACGAGGCGGTGGACATCACCGACACCTCGCGCAGCAACCGCGAGTTCTGCAAGGTGCTGGCCGCGCTGCCGCTGCAGGACCAGCCCGGCTCCTGCTGGCAGTACAGCCGCGCGACCGACGTGCTCGGCGCGGTGGTGGAAGTGGCGGCCGGGCAAACGCTGGGGCGCTGGCTGGCGGGGCGCATCTTCGAGCCCCTGGGCATGAGAGACACCGCCTTCTCGGTGCCGCAAGCGCACTGGGGCCGGCTGGCCGAGCCCTTCGCCACCGACCCCGACAGCGGCAAGCCCGTGACCATGCTGGACCCGCGCGCCGTGCCCGCGTTCGAGTCGGGCGGCGGCGGGCTCATGTCCACGGCCGGGGACTACCTGCGCTTCCTGCAACTCATGCGAAACCGCGGCAGTTGCGACGGCGTCCGGATCGCCTCGCGCAAGACCATCGAATGGATGACGGCCGATCACCTGGGCGCGATCCTGCCCAAGGGCGAGCTGCTGTTGCCGGGCTACGGCTTCGGCCTGGGCGTGGCGGTTCGCACGCACACCGGGCTGGCGCCGCAGCCGGGATCGGTCGGCCAGTATTTCTGGAGCGGCATCGGCGGCACCTCGTTCTTCGTCGATCCGGCCGAGGACATCTTCGCCATGCTGCTGACGCAGGCGCCGAACCAGCGCATCTTCTTCCGCAACCTCTTCCGTCACCTGGTCTACGCCGCGCTCGACTAG